The following are encoded together in the Paraburkholderia sp. BL10I2N1 genome:
- a CDS encoding VOC family protein, producing MTAKPLTLGIDHIGLTVRDLNLTRDFFISCLGWTQIGEKPDYPAAFVSDGQVMLTLWEVQNQSGRVEFDRKTNVGLHHLALRVGSEAALEDVFSKVSKWTGVEVQFAPENLGAGPKRHTMIFEPGGIRLEFDFDPRVSAA from the coding sequence ATGACTGCGAAACCACTAACGCTTGGCATCGATCACATCGGCTTGACCGTTCGCGATCTGAACCTCACTCGCGACTTTTTCATCAGTTGTTTGGGATGGACGCAAATTGGAGAGAAGCCCGATTATCCGGCTGCATTCGTGTCTGACGGGCAGGTGATGCTGACGCTGTGGGAAGTGCAGAATCAATCGGGCCGCGTGGAGTTCGACCGCAAAACGAACGTGGGCCTGCATCACCTGGCCTTGCGCGTCGGCAGTGAAGCAGCGCTTGAGGACGTATTCTCTAAGGTGTCCAAATGGACCGGTGTCGAAGTTCAATTTGCACCAGAAAATTTGGGGGCTGGACCAAAGAGGCACACGATGATTTTTGAACCGGGCGGGATTCGGCTCGAGTTCGACTTCGATCCGCGAGTCTCGGCCGCCT